A stretch of the Lolium perenne isolate Kyuss_39 chromosome 3, Kyuss_2.0, whole genome shotgun sequence genome encodes the following:
- the LOC127345888 gene encoding uncharacterized protein produces MADWSNLPKDVVHVVADLLLATNDVDCYVDMRAVCRNWRVTVPKPTPLGAGDDGRFRPREWVMLDEKEPEDGVDGRLFLHVSTGRFVRRRLPSFGFDSRSKYILVGSSDGLLILGDQKGLHAARLLNPFTGDMLSFAAPIPRERHVIASVAGSSPTILFTFKDMCNDCTDMVYCADATSPLCEVQIEVLEDEDVFLKSIVSYAGHLYVLDCEGAIHKIVGTAPNYHAEFIAQTHGDCSFRDFFLAGSAGELLLVALELTYTEEQGHQDPVDVFRVNIEQKVLEPVRNIGSQALFLGPRCLSVDADKLPHVDRNCIYYTLRLPFSNWDSINRYDLKDSKVESIRCMLNPATITRQMVRPFSLAQALIEYCGYEELEDVPSQLQRVRNTRTLDMIRNAFQPQE; encoded by the coding sequence ATGGCGGACTGGTCGAATCTTCCGAAGGATGTTGTTCACGTGGTCGCCGACTTGCTGTTGGCAACCAACGATGTCGACTGCTACGTTGACATGAGGGCCGTCTGCCGCAACTGGCGAGTCACCGTCCCCAAGCCAACTCCACTGGGCGCAGGCGACGACGGCCGTTTTCGCCCACGTGAGTGGGTGATGCTCGACGAGAAGGAGCCTGAGGATGGCGTCGACGGCCGCCTCTTCCTCCACGTCTCCACGGGGCGCTTCGTCCGGCGTCGCCTCCCGTCCTTCGGGTTCGACTCTAGAAGTAAGTACATCCTGGTTGGTTCCTCCGATGGTCTTCTCATCCTTGGAGATCAAAAGGGCTTGCACGCCGCTCGTCTCCTCAACCCCTTCACTGGTGACATGCTCTCCTTTGCTGCGCCGATTCCTCGGGAACGCCATGTCATCGCTTCGGTGGCCGGCTCTAGCCCGACGATTCTGTTCACCTTCAAAGACATGTGCAACGACTGCACCGACATGGTTTATTGTGCTGATGCTACTAGCCCGCTCTGTGAGGTGCAGATCGAAGTCTTGGAAGACGAGGATGTCTTCCTAAAAAGCATAGTGTCCTACGCTGGTCACCTTTACGTGCTCGATTGCGAAGGAGCAATACACAAGATCGTGGGCACAGCGCCAAATTATCACGCAGAGTTTATTGCACAGACACATGGTGATTGTTCTTTCCGTGACTTCTTCCTTGCTGGGTCTGCTGGGGAACTGCTACTTGTTGCTCTTGAATTGACGTATACGGAAGAACAAGGACACCAAGACCCGGTGGATGTCTTCAGAGTCAATATTGAGCAAAAAGTGCTAGAACCTGTCAGGAACATTGGCAGCCAGGCACTCTTCCTTGGCCCAAGGTGTCTATCTGTTGATGCGGATAAGCTGCCACACGTTGACCGTAACTGCATCTACTACACTCTTCGGCTGCCATTTTCCAACTGGGATAGCATCAACAGGTATGACCTCAAGGACAGCAAGGTAGAGTCTATTCGCTGCATGTTGAATCCTGCAACAATCACAAGACAGATGGTCCGTCCTTTCAGCCTTGCTCAGGCGCTCATTGAATACTGTGGGTACGAGGAACTTGAAGATGTACCTTCTCAACTTCAACGTGTTCGCAATACTAGAACACTTGATATGATCCGCAATGCCTTTCAGCCTCAGGAGTAG